One window of Candidatus Leptovillus gracilis genomic DNA carries:
- a CDS encoding 1-acyl-sn-glycerol-3-phosphate acyltransferase, with product MKFIRFMRLVTRPILRVIAEIDVQGLEHIPSTGGVIVASNHLGRLDAALAVIISNREDFVLMVAEKYQESFFWRWVMKQLDALWLNRYEADYDTLREVIKRIKQGQILAMAPEGTRSKTETLQEGKEGVAFLAAKTGAPVIPIAVWGTEDRMVINKLKRLQRLTIHVRIGEPCSLPPMPRSKERDLFLRRQTDAVMCQIAAMLPPQYRGVYADHPQLHLLLAERADSTAVPPTDFQNYPGLSGETPA from the coding sequence ATGAAGTTTATTCGCTTTATGCGGTTAGTCACTCGCCCTATCTTGCGCGTCATCGCCGAGATTGACGTGCAAGGGCTTGAACACATTCCGTCAACCGGCGGCGTCATCGTTGCCTCTAATCATCTAGGCCGACTCGACGCGGCGCTGGCTGTGATCATCTCCAACCGGGAGGACTTTGTCCTGATGGTCGCCGAAAAGTATCAAGAATCTTTCTTCTGGCGCTGGGTGATGAAGCAGTTGGACGCCCTGTGGCTCAACCGCTACGAAGCCGATTACGACACCTTGCGCGAAGTGATCAAACGGATAAAACAAGGCCAAATTTTGGCGATGGCCCCGGAGGGCACGCGCAGCAAGACAGAAACGCTTCAGGAAGGCAAAGAAGGCGTGGCTTTCCTGGCCGCCAAAACCGGCGCGCCGGTCATTCCCATCGCCGTGTGGGGCACGGAAGACCGTATGGTCATTAACAAACTGAAGCGGCTGCAGCGGTTGACGATTCATGTGCGCATTGGTGAACCATGCAGCCTGCCGCCCATGCCGCGCAGCAAGGAACGCGATCTGTTTTTGCGCCGGCAAACCGACGCAGTGATGTGCCAGATTGCCGCCATGCTGCCGCCACAGTATCGCGGCGTGTATGCCGACCATCCCCAACTGCATCTTTTATTGGCCGAACGGGCTGACAGCACGGCCGTTCCCCCCACCGATTTCCAGAATTACCCCGGTCTGTCCGGCGAGACGCCGGCGTAG
- a CDS encoding flippase-like domain-containing protein produces MTERLESKIRNPQSAIRKWAVVLPWVVAVGLLALALRTISLAEVWATLRRLSLGGLAVLSLVNGLVLVSLNGRWWIILRAQGHTIPFFKLFGYRLAAFGVSYFTPGPHFGGEPVQVALVERRHGVPRATAVAAVALDKSLELLVNFFFLVVGVLVIMRQRLFGAMVDGTTAVLPIVLLAVPFLFLAATWRGWYPVTWGLRQMARLPWPWRARWQPRADRLLAGLQASEAQATLFCQSSPAALTAALLVSLLSWLLLIVEYGLMLRFLGLELTAVQTIALLTAARIAYLLPLPGGLGTLEASQVLTLTLLGLDPAAGLSASLLIRARDVLLGVLGLWWGGRQWRK; encoded by the coding sequence GTGACAGAACGGCTTGAATCCAAAATCCGCAATCCGCAATCTGCCATCCGAAAGTGGGCGGTTGTGCTGCCCTGGGTGGTGGCGGTTGGGTTGTTAGCTCTGGCGCTGCGGACTATTTCGCTGGCCGAGGTTTGGGCGACGTTGCGACGGTTGAGCCTGGGTGGGTTGGCGGTTCTATCGCTGGTGAATGGGTTGGTGCTGGTGTCGTTAAACGGCCGTTGGTGGATTATTTTGCGCGCCCAGGGCCATACGATTCCGTTTTTTAAGCTCTTTGGCTATCGTCTGGCGGCGTTTGGCGTCAGCTACTTCACCCCTGGCCCACACTTTGGCGGCGAGCCGGTGCAGGTGGCCCTGGTGGAACGGCGGCATGGCGTGCCCCGCGCCACGGCCGTCGCCGCTGTCGCTCTGGACAAATCATTGGAGCTGCTGGTCAATTTCTTTTTCCTGGTAGTGGGCGTGTTGGTGATTATGCGGCAGCGTTTGTTTGGCGCGATGGTGGATGGGACAACGGCCGTACTACCCATCGTGCTACTGGCCGTTCCTTTCCTCTTTCTGGCGGCCACCTGGCGCGGCTGGTATCCCGTCACCTGGGGGCTGCGCCAGATGGCCCGCCTGCCCTGGCCCTGGCGCGCCCGCTGGCAGCCCAGAGCCGACCGGCTGCTGGCCGGGCTGCAAGCCAGCGAAGCGCAGGCGACCCTTTTCTGCCAATCCAGCCCGGCCGCGCTGACGGCCGCGCTGCTGGTTTCGCTGCTGAGCTGGCTGCTGTTGATTGTGGAATATGGGCTGATGCTGCGCTTCTTGGGGTTGGAGTTAACGGCCGTGCAAACCATCGCCCTGCTCACCGCCGCCCGCATCGCCTACCTGCTGCCGCTGCCCGGCGGCCTGGGCACGCTGGAAGCCAGCCAGGTTCTCACCCTGACGCTGCTAGGGCTGGACCCGGCCGCCGGCCTCAGCGCCAGCCTGCTGATCCGCGCCCGCGATGTGCTGCTGGGTGTATTGGGCCTGTGGTGGGGCGGCCGGCAGTGGAGGAAGTAA
- a CDS encoding MGMT family protein, with amino-acid sequence MMTQPINFYEQVYAVVRRVPRGKVTSYGRIANILGHPHAARAVGYALNALKDKDAPAYQDVPWQRVVNSQGRISIVNREYGANVQADLLRAEGVVVSEELKIDLRVYLWEGLNLAEIDEILASKSG; translated from the coding sequence ATGATGACGCAGCCGATAAATTTTTATGAGCAGGTGTATGCAGTGGTGCGGCGTGTGCCGCGGGGGAAGGTGACGAGTTACGGCCGTATCGCCAACATACTCGGCCATCCCCATGCGGCGCGGGCTGTCGGTTACGCCCTCAACGCCCTGAAAGACAAAGATGCTCCAGCTTATCAGGATGTGCCCTGGCAGCGGGTGGTCAACAGCCAGGGACGCATCAGCATTGTTAACCGGGAGTACGGGGCCAACGTGCAAGCCGATCTCTTGCGCGCCGAGGGCGTCGTCGTCAGCGAAGAGTTAAAAATTGACCTGCGGGTGTATTTATGGGAAGGGCTGAATCTGGCCGAGATTGATGAAATCTTGGCGAGCAAATCAGGCTGA
- a CDS encoding CDP-alcohol phosphatidyltransferase family protein has protein sequence MMDDGLRQRAITATAFSTGVWLLLAVGLWRVWPEGGRRWALLSGLLLVYVLALFWRNLPYNHRQGETAVLPTLGLGNSLTLYRGLATALLAGFLFSPWPGGWLAWLPAILYMTADIADYLDGYAARRANHATRLGEILDMEYDGLSVLIVTLLAVWYEQLPLWYLPLGLARYLFVFGLWLRARRGLPIYDMPPSVHRRIFAGFQMGFLSAVLWPITPPAGATIAGVVFGAATAVSFLRDWLVAAGRLDPASACYRRWQRRIYVAATRWLPLLLRLILAFCLAALWPPDWTALFVTWGLPGAAAWAIGWLAVMAAAGTAAALGVMGRLAAIFLVFPLGFDMLTRGLTWANGAALAGVIAIMLLGTGAFSLWQPEERWMARRAGERVTG, from the coding sequence ATGATGGATGACGGATTACGACAACGCGCAATAACTGCCACCGCTTTTTCCACCGGTGTCTGGCTGCTGCTGGCGGTGGGTTTGTGGCGGGTCTGGCCGGAAGGCGGGCGGCGCTGGGCGCTGCTGTCTGGCCTGCTGCTGGTTTATGTGCTGGCCCTGTTCTGGCGCAATTTACCCTACAACCACCGCCAGGGGGAAACGGCCGTCTTGCCCACCCTCGGCCTCGGCAACAGCCTCACGCTGTATCGTGGTCTGGCGACAGCGCTGTTGGCCGGTTTCCTGTTCTCGCCCTGGCCCGGCGGCTGGCTGGCCTGGCTGCCTGCCATCCTTTACATGACCGCCGACATCGCCGACTACCTGGATGGTTACGCCGCCCGCAGAGCCAACCACGCCACCCGCCTGGGCGAAATTCTGGACATGGAATACGACGGCCTGAGCGTGCTGATTGTCACCCTGCTGGCCGTCTGGTATGAGCAGCTTCCGCTGTGGTATCTGCCGTTGGGGCTGGCCCGCTACCTGTTTGTCTTTGGCCTCTGGCTGCGGGCACGGCGCGGGCTGCCCATCTACGACATGCCGCCCAGCGTCCATCGGCGCATCTTCGCCGGTTTCCAGATGGGCTTTCTCAGCGCCGTGTTGTGGCCCATCACACCGCCAGCCGGGGCGACGATTGCCGGGGTGGTGTTTGGCGCGGCCACGGCCGTTAGCTTTCTGCGTGATTGGCTGGTGGCAGCCGGTCGCCTGGACCCGGCCTCGGCGTGTTATCGGCGCTGGCAGCGGCGCATCTATGTGGCGGCCACGCGCTGGCTGCCGCTGCTGCTGCGCCTGATTCTGGCGTTTTGTCTGGCGGCGCTGTGGCCGCCGGATTGGACAGCGTTGTTCGTCACCTGGGGGCTGCCGGGAGCGGCGGCCTGGGCGATTGGCTGGCTGGCGGTGATGGCGGCGGCGGGCACGGCCGCGGCCCTGGGCGTGATGGGGCGGCTGGCGGCCATCTTTCTGGTCTTTCCCCTGGGCTTCGACATGCTGACGCGCGGCCTGACGTGGGCCAATGGCGCGGCCCTGGCCGGCGTCATCGCCATCATGCTGCTGGGAACCGGCGCATTTTCGCTCTGGCAGCCGGAGGAACGCTGGATGGCGCGCCGGGCAGGGGAGAGGGTGACAGGGTGA
- a CDS encoding glycosyltransferase family 4 protein, which yields MTHMRIAMVGPFGFHPNKTMRSRALGLARPLAARGHVVQIFMPPWHTPAEADKTWQEDGVFIRNVPLSGGTPGITHRLTREVLAWQPDVVHCFKPKAYSGLVAWWLWQFHRRQVRLVVDSDDWEGWGGWNDLAPYSRAQKQLFARQERWGLTHCHALTVASRALQTLAWGHGAPPERVVYVPNGAGIGEQGRGERGELRVNGEPGPVYHLKEEPQLLLYSRLFEFETERLVAILRGVKTAVPQLHILAVGAGLYQADAAQFRQQLAAADLLDAVEDVGWIDEAALPALLRRADVGIYLMEDTLLNRAKCPVKLADMVALGIPIVGEAVGQVSEYVLHGQTGLLRSPGDIPGLTADLIHLLTQPQERDRLAANGRRHYAAHFAWPHLADLVEQAYRQP from the coding sequence ATGACACACATGCGAATTGCCATGGTCGGGCCGTTTGGCTTTCATCCCAACAAGACAATGCGCAGCCGGGCGCTGGGGTTGGCACGGCCGTTAGCCGCCCGCGGCCATGTTGTGCAAATTTTTATGCCCCCCTGGCATACCCCCGCCGAAGCCGATAAAACCTGGCAAGAAGATGGCGTCTTTATCCGTAACGTGCCCCTGTCCGGTGGAACGCCAGGTATCACCCACCGCCTGACGCGCGAGGTGTTGGCCTGGCAGCCGGACGTGGTTCACTGCTTCAAGCCCAAAGCGTACAGCGGTCTGGTCGCCTGGTGGCTGTGGCAGTTCCACCGCCGCCAGGTGCGCCTGGTGGTAGACAGCGACGATTGGGAAGGTTGGGGCGGCTGGAATGACCTGGCCCCCTACTCCAGGGCGCAAAAACAGCTCTTCGCCCGGCAGGAACGGTGGGGTCTCACGCACTGCCACGCCCTCACCGTCGCCAGCCGCGCCCTGCAAACGTTGGCCTGGGGACATGGCGCGCCGCCGGAGCGGGTGGTGTATGTGCCCAATGGGGCTGGAATTGGGGAACAGGGGAGAGGGGAGAGGGGAGAGTTAAGGGTGAACGGGGAACCTGGACCCGTTTACCATCTTAAAGAAGAGCCCCAACTGTTGCTGTACAGCCGATTGTTTGAGTTTGAGACGGAGCGGTTGGTGGCTATTTTGCGCGGGGTGAAAACGGCCGTACCCCAGCTCCACATCCTTGCCGTCGGCGCCGGCCTCTACCAGGCCGACGCCGCCCAATTCCGCCAGCAGTTGGCCGCCGCCGATTTGTTAGACGCAGTGGAAGATGTGGGCTGGATAGATGAAGCGGCGCTGCCCGCCCTGCTGCGCCGCGCCGACGTGGGCATTTACCTCATGGAAGATACGCTGCTCAACCGGGCCAAATGCCCCGTCAAACTGGCCGATATGGTCGCCCTGGGCATCCCCATTGTCGGCGAGGCGGTGGGGCAGGTGAGTGAATACGTTTTGCACGGCCAAACCGGCCTCTTGCGCTCCCCTGGCGATATACCGGGTCTGACGGCCGACCTCATCCACCTGTTAACCCAGCCGCAGGAGCGTGACCGGCTGGCGGCCAACGGCCGTCGCCATTACGCCGCCCACTTTGCCTGGCCCCACCTGGCAGACCTGGTGGAGCAGGCCTATCGTCAACCATGA
- a CDS encoding DUF427 domain-containing protein, translated as MFKPKPIQPGAGQESVWDYPRPPRLERTDKHIQIVFNGRVIADTHRAYRVLETSHPPVYYIPPEDIQMDCLVMADGRSFCEWKGQASYYTVSVGGKQAVKTGWTYRRPTPPFAPIKDHVAFYAAPMDICTVDGERVTPQPGNFYGGWITADVVGPFKGELGSMGW; from the coding sequence ATGTTCAAACCTAAACCCATTCAACCCGGAGCGGGCCAGGAATCGGTGTGGGATTACCCGCGCCCGCCGCGCCTGGAACGAACCGATAAGCATATTCAGATCGTGTTTAACGGCCGTGTCATCGCCGACACCCACCGCGCTTACCGCGTGCTGGAGACGAGCCATCCACCCGTCTACTACATCCCACCGGAAGATATTCAGATGGACTGTCTGGTGATGGCCGACGGCCGTTCCTTCTGCGAATGGAAAGGCCAGGCCAGCTATTACACCGTCAGCGTCGGCGGCAAACAGGCCGTGAAAACGGGCTGGACCTACCGCCGGCCCACGCCGCCCTTCGCGCCCATTAAAGACCACGTCGCCTTTTACGCCGCGCCGATGGACATCTGCACCGTAGATGGCGAGCGCGTGACACCGCAGCCGGGTAACTTTTACGGCGGCTGGATTACGGCGGATGTTGTAGGGCCGTTTAAAGGGGAGTTGGGGAGTATGGGGTGGTGA
- a CDS encoding HAD family hydrolase: MTIKAVIFDLGGTLIEYTGPYDAWPMLETPGLQAAYDHLRQQGDQLPEFAAFRDTGFAILPGKWETAVSGGQNLRLVDFLADILHTCCGANGIQPAWLAEAAELYQTALCSQAHALPGAQDILAHLKAAGYKVGLLSNTMFSGAAHIQDLRRFGLDGYFDAMLFSADAGKWKPQPTPYWHVLGELGVDPANAVFIGDAPEHDIVGAHAAGMRAVLIRASQRFHLPAGLTPDATIQNLMELTAVLANWS, translated from the coding sequence TTGACCATAAAAGCTGTCATCTTCGACCTGGGTGGGACGTTGATTGAGTATACCGGGCCTTACGATGCCTGGCCGATGTTGGAAACGCCCGGTTTGCAGGCGGCCTATGACCATTTGCGGCAGCAGGGCGACCAACTGCCGGAGTTTGCTGCTTTCCGGGACACTGGCTTTGCGATTTTGCCGGGGAAATGGGAAACGGCCGTATCCGGCGGCCAAAACCTGCGCCTGGTAGATTTTCTGGCCGATATTCTGCACACCTGCTGCGGCGCCAATGGTATCCAACCGGCTTGGCTGGCCGAAGCGGCGGAACTGTACCAGACCGCGCTTTGTTCCCAGGCCCACGCCCTGCCCGGCGCGCAAGACATCCTGGCCCACCTGAAAGCCGCCGGTTACAAGGTTGGGCTGTTGTCCAACACCATGTTTAGCGGCGCGGCCCATATCCAAGATTTGCGCCGTTTTGGGCTGGACGGCTACTTCGACGCCATGCTCTTTTCCGCTGACGCCGGCAAATGGAAACCACAGCCAACCCCCTACTGGCACGTATTGGGCGAATTGGGCGTGGACCCGGCCAACGCCGTCTTCATCGGTGATGCGCCGGAGCATGACATTGTGGGGGCGCACGCCGCCGGGATGCGCGCCGTCCTTATCCGTGCCAGCCAGCGCTTCCACCTGCCAGCCGGGCTGACCCCCGATGCGACGATTCAGAACTTGATGGAGCTAACGGCCGTACTCGCCAATTGGTCTTAG
- a CDS encoding Smr/MutS family protein produces the protein MDTKSLFTLEFDKVRHILAGYTSFSGGEELARSLTPTTDILEARQWQTETSEAVRLLDSHTSVTIGGARDVRRSVDNAERGFTLLAEDLLAIRSTLAAGRDLRRNLLKAEEKFPRLAEIGELIEECPGLVSAISQTLDERGEVLDSASPKLAKLRQELRVVHGRIQDKLQRILQSSQNQYLQDPLVSMRSGRYVVPLRADAKGRIKGIVHDQSGSGATLWIEPLATVELNNEYRGLQIAEQNEVQRILAELSRQVAEQGDSIKRVVARLAELDLIFARARYASMINGVAPDFVDWRVFAAPRPPKHANEREKWTPPPPNPHPGSAIWIKGARHPLLDPASVVPTDLTLADDIFIVLITGPNTGGKTVSLKTTGLMVLMAQSGLHLPATEARLTIFDNVFADIGDEQSIEQSLSTFSAHVNNISRILQQVDDRCLVLFDELGSGTDPAEGAALAQAIVNFLRDKGTTTFIATHYPELKLYAGQTPGATNASLLFDIETLSPTYEMTIGLPGRSNAIAIARRLGLDETILEDALRLLGAGSHKAETLLDTIYDLREKMEAEQAGTRLALREADAQRDELAARLAHIEEERRQILAEAQAQARAEIEAVQTELTRARRQIRDAVSLNQLKKVSQEVAAVEETELKPITAVTLPPKPPTKQIRRKLQVGDTVLVKSLDRKAEVVAISSHEALVAMGRLQMRARFEDLEFKGRPMEEEETTGYTATVAAVTGFELDLRGKRVEEGLAELERFLDTAFLSRMPWVRIIHGKGTGRMREGVREALKSNTHVASWEEGKDGEGGPGVTVAKLVEYN, from the coding sequence ATGGATACCAAGAGTCTGTTCACCCTGGAATTTGATAAAGTGCGGCATATTCTGGCCGGTTACACCAGCTTCAGCGGCGGTGAAGAGCTGGCCCGCAGCCTCACGCCCACCACCGACATCCTGGAAGCCCGCCAATGGCAGACGGAAACCAGCGAAGCCGTGCGCCTGCTAGACAGCCACACCAGCGTCACCATCGGCGGCGCGCGCGATGTGCGCCGCTCGGTAGACAACGCCGAACGCGGCTTCACCCTGCTGGCCGAAGACCTGCTGGCCATCCGCAGTACCCTGGCGGCCGGCCGCGACCTGCGCCGCAACCTGCTGAAAGCCGAAGAAAAATTCCCCCGCCTGGCGGAAATTGGCGAGTTAATCGAAGAATGCCCCGGCCTGGTCTCGGCCATCAGCCAGACGTTGGACGAGCGCGGCGAAGTGCTGGACAGCGCCAGTCCTAAGCTGGCGAAACTGCGGCAGGAATTACGGGTGGTACACGGCCGTATCCAGGATAAATTGCAGCGCATCCTGCAAAGCAGCCAAAACCAATACCTGCAAGACCCGTTGGTCTCCATGCGCAGCGGCCGTTACGTAGTCCCCCTGCGCGCCGACGCCAAAGGGCGCATCAAAGGCATCGTCCACGACCAAAGCGGCAGCGGCGCAACGTTATGGATCGAACCGCTGGCGACGGTAGAACTGAACAACGAATATCGCGGCCTGCAAATCGCCGAACAAAATGAAGTCCAGCGCATCCTGGCCGAACTATCGCGGCAGGTGGCCGAACAAGGCGACAGCATCAAGCGCGTCGTCGCCCGCCTGGCCGAGTTGGACCTCATCTTTGCCCGCGCCCGCTACGCCTCTATGATCAACGGCGTTGCCCCGGATTTTGTGGATTGGCGCGTCTTTGCGGCTCCTCGCCCGCCCAAACACGCCAACGAACGTGAAAAATGGACGCCGCCGCCGCCCAATCCCCACCCCGGCTCGGCCATCTGGATCAAAGGGGCGCGCCATCCGCTGCTAGACCCGGCCAGCGTCGTGCCCACCGACCTGACGCTGGCGGATGACATTTTCATCGTCCTCATCACCGGTCCCAACACCGGCGGCAAAACCGTCAGCCTGAAAACCACCGGCCTGATGGTCCTCATGGCCCAATCTGGCCTGCACCTGCCGGCTACCGAAGCCCGCCTGACCATTTTCGACAACGTGTTCGCCGACATCGGCGACGAGCAGTCCATCGAGCAAAGCCTGTCTACCTTCTCGGCGCATGTCAACAACATCAGCCGCATCTTGCAGCAGGTGGATGATCGCTGCCTGGTGTTGTTTGATGAATTGGGTTCCGGCACAGACCCGGCCGAAGGCGCCGCCCTGGCCCAGGCCATCGTCAACTTCCTACGCGACAAAGGGACGACGACCTTCATCGCCACCCATTACCCGGAGCTGAAGCTGTACGCCGGGCAAACGCCAGGGGCGACCAACGCCTCGCTGCTGTTCGACATTGAAACGCTCTCGCCGACCTATGAGATGACCATCGGCTTGCCTGGCCGCTCCAACGCCATTGCCATCGCCCGTCGCCTGGGGCTGGATGAGACCATCTTGGAAGACGCCCTGCGCCTGCTGGGCGCGGGCAGCCACAAGGCGGAGACGCTGCTGGACACCATTTACGATTTGCGCGAAAAAATGGAAGCGGAGCAGGCGGGCACGCGGCTGGCGCTGCGCGAAGCGGATGCCCAGCGGGATGAGCTGGCGGCGCGGCTGGCGCATATCGAAGAAGAGCGCCGTCAGATTTTGGCCGAGGCGCAGGCGCAGGCGCGGGCAGAAATCGAGGCGGTGCAGACGGAATTGACCCGCGCCCGCCGCCAGATTCGGGACGCGGTGTCGCTGAATCAGCTCAAGAAGGTCAGTCAGGAAGTGGCGGCGGTGGAAGAGACGGAATTGAAGCCGATTACGGCCGTTACCCTGCCGCCCAAACCACCCACCAAACAAATCCGCCGCAAGCTGCAAGTGGGCGATACCGTGCTGGTAAAATCGCTGGACCGCAAAGCGGAAGTGGTTGCCATTAGCAGCCACGAGGCGCTGGTGGCGATGGGCCGCCTGCAAATGCGCGCCCGGTTTGAAGACCTGGAGTTTAAAGGGCGACCGATGGAAGAAGAAGAGACAACCGGCTATACCGCCACCGTCGCCGCCGTCACCGGCTTTGAACTGGACTTGCGCGGCAAGCGCGTGGAAGAAGGGTTGGCCGAATTGGAACGTTTTCTGGACACGGCCTTCCTCTCCCGGATGCCCTGGGTGCGCATCATTCACGGCAAGGGCACCGGTCGGATGCGCGAAGGGGTGCGCGAAGCCCTGAAAAGCAACACCCACGTCGCCTCCTGGGAAGAGGGCAAAGACGGCGAAGGCGGCCCCGGTGTTACGGTGGCCAAGTTGGTGGAATACAATTAG
- a CDS encoding MFS transporter, whose product MTTAADQANRKRFTFSKTFIVGFGFLGISIIWPIFNQYIPIFLQAGNPEFERQLIEAGREIPDVVGFGLAPSLALFIMTWDNLINVFVQPWVGAKSDHTWNRFGRRKPWILLGMPIAVAGFLLIPFAQSALAIAAFILITNFGMALFRSPTVAWLGDLFEVDDRSKANGIINLMGGVGGLLAFFAGGYLYEAFGRAAPFIAGAVVLIAASLVAVWKVKEPRQITLDEEDKGGSVIANLKLLFSNPDKSGIFVLVSILFWFMAFNALEAGLSSFAVFTLGMSPGTASIYAGSITVSFILFAIPAGYLGTKYGRRHIILIGLSGLVVLLLAGYFVIQGVVTFILILALIGFFWACVNVNSLPLVYDYGDERKIGAYTGLYYFSSQSAAVLGPTLGGVMVDTLGDQYRWLFIFSTVFMAFAWVTMTRVQAQKVRS is encoded by the coding sequence ATGACCACAGCCGCAGATCAGGCAAACCGCAAACGATTCACCTTCAGCAAAACATTTATCGTCGGTTTTGGTTTCTTGGGCATCAGCATCATCTGGCCCATCTTCAACCAGTACATCCCTATCTTTTTGCAGGCCGGCAACCCAGAATTTGAGCGGCAGCTCATCGAAGCGGGGCGTGAAATTCCCGACGTGGTCGGCTTTGGTCTGGCCCCGTCGCTGGCCTTGTTCATTATGACCTGGGACAATCTGATCAACGTCTTTGTCCAGCCGTGGGTCGGGGCCAAAAGTGACCATACCTGGAACCGTTTTGGGCGGCGCAAACCGTGGATTTTGTTGGGTATGCCCATCGCCGTCGCCGGTTTTTTGCTGATCCCGTTCGCCCAATCCGCCCTGGCGATAGCCGCCTTTATTTTGATCACCAATTTTGGCATGGCCCTGTTCCGCTCGCCCACGGTGGCCTGGCTGGGCGATTTGTTCGAGGTGGACGACCGCAGCAAGGCCAACGGCATCATCAACCTGATGGGCGGTGTGGGTGGGCTGCTGGCCTTTTTTGCTGGTGGCTATTTGTATGAGGCGTTTGGCCGGGCGGCGCCCTTTATCGCCGGGGCGGTGGTGCTGATCGCCGCCTCGCTGGTGGCCGTCTGGAAGGTGAAGGAACCGCGGCAAATCACCCTGGACGAGGAGGACAAAGGGGGCAGCGTCATCGCCAATCTCAAGCTGCTGTTCAGCAATCCAGACAAAAGCGGGATATTTGTGCTGGTGAGCATTTTGTTCTGGTTTATGGCCTTCAACGCCCTGGAAGCGGGGTTGTCGTCGTTTGCCGTGTTTACTCTGGGCATGTCGCCGGGCACGGCTTCCATCTACGCCGGTTCGATTACGGTTTCCTTCATTTTGTTTGCCATTCCGGCGGGCTATTTGGGGACGAAATACGGCCGTCGCCATATCATTCTCATCGGTTTATCCGGGCTGGTGGTGCTGCTGCTGGCCGGTTATTTTGTCATTCAGGGTGTGGTCACGTTTATTCTCATCCTGGCGCTGATTGGCTTCTTTTGGGCCTGCGTCAACGTCAACAGCCTGCCATTGGTCTACGACTATGGCGACGAGCGCAAAATTGGCGCCTATACCGGGCTGTATTATTTCTCGTCGCAGTCGGCGGCCGTTTTAGGGCCAACGTTGGGCGGCGTGATGGTGGACACGCTGGGCGACCAGTACCGCTGGCTGTTCATCTTCAGCACGGTCTTCATGGCCTTTGCCTGGGTGACGATGACCCGCGTGCAGGCGCAAAAAGTGAGGAGTTAA
- a CDS encoding enoyl-CoA hydratase/isomerase family protein, which produces MTELVVTQQRDQIFEIVLNRPDKRNAINLELFAQFDTAVTQANRTPGLRAVLIRGEGRAFSAGIDVSNLLLLADQYGPHWQQRMRRITDDFQAVLTRLERLELPTIALLHGFCLGMALELALACDIRIAAEGTKLGLPESRLGMIPDVGGTTRLTRLVGPARAKELIFTGRHIDAAQAEAWGIVNYVVAEEQLMDKAEELAAEICLAAPLAVGMAKRVIDGLSDVDRGLQLEGWAQSQLFNTADLMEGAQAFMMKRPSRWQGK; this is translated from the coding sequence ATGACTGAACTTGTTGTAACCCAGCAGCGTGACCAGATATTCGAGATTGTTTTGAACCGGCCGGATAAGCGCAACGCCATCAACCTGGAGCTGTTTGCCCAGTTTGATACGGCCGTTACCCAGGCCAATCGCACCCCCGGCCTGCGCGCCGTCCTCATTCGCGGCGAAGGCCGGGCATTCTCCGCCGGCATAGACGTCAGCAACCTGCTGCTCCTGGCCGACCAGTACGGCCCGCATTGGCAGCAGCGGATGCGGCGTATCACCGACGATTTCCAGGCAGTACTCACCCGGCTGGAACGGCTGGAACTGCCCACCATCGCCCTGCTGCATGGCTTTTGCCTGGGCATGGCCCTGGAACTGGCCCTGGCCTGCGACATCCGCATCGCCGCCGAGGGCACGAAATTGGGCCTGCCAGAATCGCGCCTGGGCATGATTCCCGACGTGGGCGGCACAACGCGCCTGACCCGGCTGGTGGGTCCAGCGCGGGCCAAAGAACTCATCTTCACCGGCCGGCACATAGACGCCGCCCAGGCGGAAGCGTGGGGCATTGTTAATTACGTCGTGGCCGAAGAACAGCTCATGGACAAAGCGGAGGAACTGGCGGCGGAGATTTGCCTGGCCGCGCCCCTGGCCGTGGGCATGGCCAAGCGGGTGATTGACGGCCTGAGCGACGTGGACCGGGGCCTGCAGTTGGAAGGCTGGGCGCAAAGCCAGCTTTTTAACACGGCCGATCTCATGGAAGGGGCGCAGGCGTTTATGATGAAACGGCCGTCTCGCTGGCAAGGAAAATAA